One segment of Ficedula albicollis isolate OC2 chromosome 2, FicAlb1.5, whole genome shotgun sequence DNA contains the following:
- the BASP1 gene encoding brain acid soluble protein 1, translated as MGGKLSKKKKGYSVNDEKAKDKDKKAEGAATEEEETPKEAEDAQKTTETTEVKENNKEEKGEKDTQVTANKTEEKEGEKEKTVTQEETQKTEPEKSEAVVDAKVEPQKNTEQAPKQEEPTAASAPAASSEAPKPSEPSSDAKASQPSEATAPSKADDKSKEEGEAKKTEAPAAPAAQEIKSEVAPASDSKPSSNEAAPSSKEPAAAAAPSATAKASDPAAPAEEAKPSEGPATNSDQTIAVQD; from the coding sequence ATGGGAGGCAAACTGAGCAAGAAGAAGAAGGGATACAGTGTCAATGATGAAAAAGCTAAAGACAAAGACAAGAAGGCTGAAGGAGCAGCAACTGAGGAAGAGGAGACTCCAAAGGAGGCTGAGGATGCCCAGAAAACCACAGAGACCACAGAAGTGAAGGAGAACaacaaggaggagaagggagaaaaggataCTCAGGTCACTGCCAataagacagaagaaaaagaaggggagaaggagaaaacagtgaCCCAGGAAGAGACCCAGAAAACAGAACCTGAGAAGTCGGAGGCTGTTGTCGATGCAAAAGTAGAGCCACAGAAGAACACTGAACAGGCACCCAAGCAAGAGGAGCCgactgctgcctctgctcctgctgccagtaGCGAAGCACCCAAACCCTCTGAGCCTAGCAGCGATGCAAAAGCTTCCCAGCCTTCAGAAGCCACAGCTCCCAGTAAAGCAGATGACAAGAGCAAAGAGGAAGGGGAAGCCAAAAAGACTGAGGCTCCCGCAGCGCCTGCAGCccaagaaattaaaagtgaagTGGCCCCAGCTTCAGACTCAAAACCTAGCAGCAACGAGGCTGCTCCTTCTTCCAAGGAGCCcgcggcagcagcagcacctaGTGCCACTGCCAAAGCCTCGgaccctgcagcccctgcagaggAAGCCAAACCTTCTGAAGGTCCAGCCACTAACTCGGATCAAACCATAGCAGTGCAAGATTAA